A section of the Telopea speciosissima isolate NSW1024214 ecotype Mountain lineage chromosome 3, Tspe_v1, whole genome shotgun sequence genome encodes:
- the LOC122656488 gene encoding uncharacterized protein LOC122656488 encodes MVQLFLSEPLCNDNGVSDVAKQRLSLLKKLESIIWTLIASSGRSEARLWLCNTISCISSITPNQQCNVFVNLLSSKQPKRALAAQLLKLIFEKRPQKTGKIIAKKSYMVEKFFKGNPRRILLWFDNFSHSGKIGHRKGSRALSQFAFVNRDICWEELEWKGKHGQSPAMVATKPHYFLDLDIQRTVENFLENVPEFWSSDELAESLEDGEILHIDTNFFVDYFVDLMYKEDSAEVWQLINEFLKEESFSVLCHHLLIVLEERDLCAFLGLIGEMFSPRMDSKEFGHPSYWLEIILSRCNGCVPIEDLLLLNAAINQGRALIRLIQDEEEEQKGKIKDLVFQICATSTIINLWASLMKEFLRMKKAEVLKWLGLQAWVLHYRLLEECKNPESWEALFMENGIVFRKSDSYDLLSPEAFLEESGSDLECGGSIRVRRKKKATTRQKKRKRDYCLDVDNDNELVDFDLTGGRQDLQSRTGNWLLSTDDFSSSWNTVDLPEHLAKHCFSTWVKCVSCQRNSVA; translated from the exons ATGGTTCAGTTATTCCTATCCGAACCACTGTGCAATGATAATGGAGTTAGTGATGTTGCTAAACAGAGATTATCTCTTTTGAAGAAATTAGAATCCATTATCTGGACATTGATTGCATCTAGTGGCCGCTCTGAGGCTCGTTTATGGCTTTGCAACACCATATCATGTATAAGTTCAATCACTCCCAATCAGCAGTGCAATGTATTTGTTAACTTATTGAGTTCTAAGCAGCCAAAGCGGGCTCTTGCGGCACAACTCTTGAAGCTGATCTTTGAAAAGAGGCCACAAAAAACTGGGAAAATTATAGCCAAGAAAAGTTACATGGTGGAGAAATTCTTTAAAG GAAATCCACGACGTATATTGCTTTGGTTCGATAATTTTTCCCACAGTGGTAAAATTGGACACAGAAAGGGTTCTCGGGCGCTATCCCAGTTTGCTTTTGTGAATCGGGACATCTGTTGGGAGGAGCTTGAGTGGAAGGGAAAACATGGTCAGTCACCTGCAATGGTTGCCACAAAGCCTCATTACTTTCTTGATTTGGATATTCAGCGAACAGTGGAGAATTTCCTTGAAAATGTGCCAGAGTTTTGGTCTTCAGATGAGCTCGCAGAATCATTAGAAGATGGTGAGATTCTGCACATAGATACTAATTTTTTTGTGGATTATTTTGTTGATTTGATGTATAAGGAGGATTCTGCAGAAGTATGGCAACTGATAAACGAGTTCTTGAAAGAGGAGTCATTCTCTGTTCTCTGTCACCATCTTCTCATTGTTCTAGAAGAGCGGGATCTTTGTGCTTtcttgggcttaattggtgaaatGTTTTCCCCTAGAATGGATTCCAAGGAGTTCGGTCACCCATCCTATTGGCTAGAAATTATATTATCTAGGTGCAATGGTTGTGTACCTATTGAGGACTTACTCTTATTAAATGCGGCTATCAATCAAGGCCGTGCGCTTATACGGCTTATTCAAGATGAGGAGGaggaacaaaaaggaaaaatcaaggATCTTGTTTTCCAGATCTGTGCAACCTCGACCATCATCAATCTTTGGGCCTCACTCATGAAAGAATTCTTGAGGATGAAGAAGGCAGAAGTGCTAAAATGGCTGGGGCTTCAGGCTTGGGTTCTGCACTATAGATTATTGGAGGAATGTAAGAATCCTGAATCATGGGAAGCACTCTTTATGGAAAACGGAATAGTTTTCCGCAAGTCTGATAGTTATGACTTGCTTTCTCCCGAGGCATTCTTGGAGGAAAGTGGATCTGATTTGGAATGTGGTGGTTCAATTAGAGttaggagaaaaaagaaagcaacaacaagacagaaaaagaggaaaagggaTTATTGTCTTGATGTAGACAATGACAACGAACTGGTAGATTTTGATTTAACAGGTGGACGGCAGGATTTGCAATCTAGAACTGGAAATTGGTTGCTCTCTACTGAtgatttctcttcttcatgGAATACT GTGGATTTGCCAGAGCACTTAGCTAAGCACTGCTTTTCTACATGGGTGAAATGTGTTTCTTGCCAAAGGAATTCTGTTGCTTAA